Proteins encoded within one genomic window of Polycladomyces zharkentensis:
- a CDS encoding molybdopterin biosynthesis protein, which produces MRQTEWRLAPLDEARERFLREVTFSPSVETVPVRKAHDRVTAKPVVARRSVPEWPLAAMDGVAVRAEMTAQATPDKPVQLSLGREAVWIDTGDPLPDFADAVIPVEQIGVVDEKRVQIFRPVPSWKHVRMAGEDVCAGEMILPSCHRIRPIDLGVMLASGVEEVSVWRLPRVGVIPTGSELVMPGQAPERGQIVESNGTVISGYLREWGAVPDYRGIVPDEPERLIQAVQSAVKKCDMVVLNAGSSAGSEDYTVSVIQKLGRVLQHGVATRPGKPVILGIVEGKPVVGLPGYPVSAYLGLQWFVRPLIEKWFGTPIGKANEVRVRLGADVAVKTGAEDFVRVAVGEVRGEWVAYPLAKGAGVASSLSRADGWLRVPIDHSGWKAGTCVSVEMIHPRGSWENRLLVAGETDVGLDVLADRISSHISGFTLLPLPMGREEAWHALREGRCHLVMSAGDMSGTEEAEANEASWVCIHGWRRVRGWMMQPDSGHRSIGEWLRQGAQLLVHPRGTRSRQWLEAQWSDWGIGPQDLRGGYRVAANDRQIAAAIAVGSADIGIGCPAVAREFGLLFVPAWEEEVQFVAPRDWLRSPMGRLLVDVLQSRSFRMRLEMSGGYRCGKSGEMIGSL; this is translated from the coding sequence GTGCGTCAAACGGAGTGGAGACTGGCCCCGTTGGACGAGGCGCGGGAACGTTTTTTGCGGGAGGTTACCTTTTCCCCTTCCGTCGAGACGGTGCCCGTCCGTAAGGCGCATGATCGTGTAACGGCCAAGCCGGTGGTGGCCCGTCGATCCGTTCCGGAATGGCCCTTGGCTGCGATGGACGGCGTTGCCGTTCGGGCGGAAATGACGGCGCAAGCCACACCGGACAAACCGGTGCAATTGTCCCTGGGCCGGGAAGCGGTATGGATCGACACGGGAGATCCGTTGCCCGATTTCGCTGATGCGGTCATTCCCGTCGAACAGATCGGGGTCGTGGATGAAAAGCGGGTGCAGATTTTCAGACCCGTTCCATCATGGAAGCATGTGCGGATGGCAGGAGAAGACGTATGCGCGGGAGAAATGATTCTTCCGTCTTGCCATCGCATTCGTCCGATCGATTTGGGCGTGATGTTGGCCTCCGGTGTGGAGGAAGTTTCGGTTTGGAGGCTTCCGCGCGTCGGCGTAATACCGACGGGCAGTGAGTTGGTGATGCCCGGGCAGGCCCCTGAGCGTGGGCAAATCGTGGAAAGTAATGGAACCGTGATATCGGGTTATCTGCGCGAGTGGGGAGCCGTTCCGGATTATCGGGGGATTGTGCCCGATGAGCCGGAACGCTTGATTCAGGCCGTACAGTCTGCTGTCAAAAAATGTGACATGGTTGTTCTGAATGCCGGATCTTCTGCCGGTTCGGAAGATTATACCGTTTCCGTTATTCAGAAGTTGGGCCGCGTTCTTCAGCACGGTGTGGCGACACGCCCGGGAAAACCGGTCATTCTTGGCATAGTGGAAGGGAAACCAGTAGTGGGTCTCCCGGGTTATCCCGTTTCCGCCTACCTCGGTCTCCAATGGTTCGTGCGACCGCTGATCGAAAAATGGTTTGGTACACCGATCGGGAAAGCAAATGAAGTCCGCGTCCGATTGGGAGCGGACGTGGCGGTCAAAACGGGAGCGGAAGATTTCGTACGTGTCGCTGTTGGAGAGGTTCGGGGCGAATGGGTGGCTTATCCTTTGGCCAAAGGGGCAGGAGTGGCTTCCTCGCTGTCCCGGGCGGATGGTTGGCTTCGCGTACCGATCGACCACAGTGGGTGGAAGGCCGGTACATGCGTATCCGTGGAGATGATCCATCCCCGTGGTTCATGGGAGAACCGGCTGTTGGTAGCCGGTGAGACTGATGTCGGGTTGGATGTGCTGGCAGATCGGATATCGTCTCATATCTCCGGATTCACCCTCCTTCCTTTGCCGATGGGTCGGGAGGAAGCTTGGCATGCGCTGCGGGAAGGACGCTGTCACCTCGTGATGTCGGCGGGCGACATGTCAGGAACGGAGGAAGCGGAAGCAAATGAGGCGTCATGGGTGTGCATCCATGGATGGCGTCGGGTCCGCGGGTGGATGATGCAACCCGATTCCGGCCATCGGTCCATTGGCGAATGGTTGAGGCAGGGAGCTCAATTGCTGGTCCACCCCCGTGGCACCCGTTCCCGGCAATGGTTGGAGGCGCAATGGTCCGATTGGGGGATCGGGCCGCAAGACTTGCGGGGAGGTTATCGAGTGGCGGCAAACGACCGGCAGATTGCCGCTGCCATCGCTGTGGGATCTGCGGATATCGGCATCGGATGTCCGGCAGTGGCGCGCGAATTCGGCTTGCTCTTTGTTCCCGCGTGGGAAGAGGAAGTCCAATTTGTCGCACCGAGGGATTGGCTCCGGTCACCGATGGGACGTTTGTTGGTCGACGTGTTGCAGTCCCGTTCTTTCCGTATGCGTTTGGAAATGTCAGGGGGTTATCGGTGCGGGAAGAGTGGGGAAATGATCGGCAGCTTGTGA
- the moaA gene encoding GTP 3',8-cyclase MoaA: MPGQLSRPLDRYQRPICDLRVSVTDQCNFRCTYCMPKEVFGPDYPFLPKEALLTLEEIVRLVRLFASLGVRKVRITGGEPLLRRDLPDLIRMLNEVEGIEDIALTTNGVLLPRYAAALKKAGLQRINVSLDAIHDAVFHRMNGGVAGVRQVLDGIRAAADAGLGVKVNMVVQKGVNDGEIVPMARHFRGTGHVVRFIEYMDVGSTNGWRRDQVVSKQEILERIHREMPLESIPPRYYGEVADRYRYAGTDEETGVISSVTDAFCGTCTRARLSADGRLFTCLFAEKGHDLRSLLRGGAPDEEIRRWIAEIWRNRTDRYSEERGQATNRKKKVEMSYIGG; the protein is encoded by the coding sequence ATGCCCGGCCAATTGAGTCGTCCGCTGGACCGGTATCAGCGGCCGATTTGCGATTTGCGCGTATCGGTGACCGATCAGTGCAATTTCCGTTGTACATATTGCATGCCGAAAGAAGTGTTTGGACCGGATTACCCGTTTCTTCCGAAAGAGGCGTTGTTGACGTTGGAAGAAATTGTTCGCTTGGTTCGTCTGTTCGCTTCCCTCGGGGTGAGAAAGGTTCGGATAACGGGAGGCGAACCGCTGCTCCGTCGTGACTTGCCCGATTTGATCCGGATGCTGAATGAAGTGGAGGGCATTGAAGACATCGCGTTGACGACCAACGGGGTGTTGCTTCCCCGATACGCGGCCGCTCTAAAAAAGGCGGGATTGCAGCGGATCAACGTCAGCCTCGACGCCATCCATGATGCGGTGTTTCACCGCATGAACGGCGGGGTTGCCGGCGTCCGGCAGGTGCTGGACGGCATCCGGGCCGCGGCGGATGCAGGGTTGGGCGTCAAGGTGAATATGGTGGTGCAAAAAGGCGTCAACGACGGAGAAATCGTGCCGATGGCCCGCCATTTTCGCGGAACCGGTCACGTTGTGCGCTTTATCGAATATATGGATGTGGGAAGTACCAACGGATGGCGCCGGGATCAGGTGGTATCCAAACAGGAAATATTGGAACGGATACACCGTGAGATGCCATTGGAATCCATTCCGCCCCGCTATTACGGAGAAGTGGCCGACCGATACCGATACGCAGGAACCGATGAGGAGACCGGCGTGATTTCTTCCGTGACGGATGCGTTTTGCGGCACGTGCACGCGGGCGAGACTATCGGCCGACGGCCGACTGTTTACGTGCCTGTTTGCCGAAAAGGGGCACGACTTGCGCTCCTTGTTGAGAGGGGGCGCTCCGGATGAAGAGATACGCCGATGGATCGCGGAGATTTGGCGAAACCGCACGGATCGATATTCGGAAGAACGGGGCCAGGCGACGAACAGGAAAAAGAAAGTGGAGATGTCCTATATCGGCGGGTAA
- the moaC gene encoding cyclic pyranopterin monophosphate synthase MoaC, which translates to MEKLTHFNEQGRAKMVDVSGKPVTRRVAVARARVCMKPETLSRIRQGNMEKGDVLAVAQVAGIMAAKKTSELIPMCHPIPLRGVDLRFSEEGDSVLVIEAEVKTDSVTGVEMEALTAVSIAALTVYDMCKAIDKEITVEQTCLIRKTGGKSGDFIRKGE; encoded by the coding sequence GTGGAAAAGTTGACGCACTTCAACGAACAGGGACGGGCCAAAATGGTGGATGTATCCGGAAAACCGGTGACGCGGCGTGTCGCTGTGGCGCGGGCACGCGTGTGCATGAAGCCGGAAACATTAAGCCGTATTCGTCAGGGGAACATGGAAAAAGGAGACGTGTTGGCCGTGGCCCAGGTGGCCGGGATCATGGCCGCCAAAAAAACGTCGGAACTGATTCCCATGTGCCATCCGATTCCCCTCCGCGGTGTTGACCTCCGTTTTTCCGAGGAAGGGGATTCTGTGCTCGTCATTGAAGCAGAAGTGAAAACCGACAGCGTCACCGGAGTGGAAATGGAGGCACTCACGGCGGTCAGTATCGCTGCTTTGACCGTCTACGACATGTGCAAAGCCATTGATAAAGAGATCACCGTCGAACAGACTTGCCTGATTCGTAAAACGGGGGGCAAAAGTGGCGATTTCA